In the Thunnus albacares chromosome 10, fThuAlb1.1, whole genome shotgun sequence genome, ATTTAATTGCATTTATAAATGCATTTGTTCATCCAAAGACAAATCCATCAACAGTATGAATTTGGCAATCCATTTCTTcagacatgtttaaatgtgATAGTTTAGCCACCTGGAAGAAGTTTGGCATTTACCAAACTCCATTAGGAAATAGGCCAAAAGATAAGGACTTGGTTCATAATCCTACATTGACCTACTCAGGGAGCTGTTAAAGAAAAGCCATGGTTAAATACACCAAAACACATCCATTCCTTTCTCAAAAAAATAAGTTATTTCATAGGACAAACTAACAAAGTAAAATTGCGCAAAGGACACTTGATTTGAGAAGGTATTGAATGTgatgaaagtaaaacaaaccTGCACACTAAAACATGTGAAGATGGTATTAAAGTTAGAGTTGGGACATGAGTAATTTAAACAAATAGTCAATTACCTGTCAACTATCTTTAAAAAGACTTATGGGATTCATAGAAAGGATCAACAAACATGAACTAAGGCAAAAGATGATGGTACTGAAGTTGTTCCTGGTTAATTGAGCTATCATGATTACTTTGCTGAGTCTGGAACAGGTTCCAAATATGAGGTTTTACTAAGCAAAGTTATCCTGATAACTGGGTAACCGTGTGTCTTGATAGGGACCCCTGCTTTaacatttgtttcagttttggtTACCACATTCCTTAATTATTTACATTCATCTTAACCATTCAAAATCCTCTGTGGAGtgatttaaatatgtaaatagtGGAAATATAACCCAACATGTTCTCGAAAATTGTATTTAACTACTGCTTGTTGTCACAAAGCTATGGGAACACTGACTCTGACATCCATGCATCGTAACTTAAATagttgggggtttttttggagCTGAATTTAAATTACTAATGCCATAAATCACACACGACATACTAAATTGCCCAACACCCTGCAGCATCTCATAGCAAAGCTATGCGGATGATTGATTTTGCCTTAGTGTATTCCTCTTCAGGATAGCAACAGCATCTTCATCCATTTGCTCTTTTGTTTGGGGGAGTCACCGGGGAAGCCTTGGTAGCACGGTAAGCCAATCAATAATAGGCAAAGCTGTAAAGCCACTCCCCCTTTGGCAAAATCCGCCCAATCAGCGCGCTTCTTTCATTGCATGGGCGTGCCCATCCCCCACCCACCCCTTTGACACTGCCCTACCGAAGCTGTGTGGTTGAGCGAAGTGAATGACGTCTCTGCATTTGCGGGCCGCCGACGCAGGGCTGGGTTACCATTTTCAGAGCGAGTTTCGGGGGGGATCGTCAACATGGAGCCGGAGATGGAGGACAAAACGTTGGAGCTGATGGTAAGATTCGTTTCGATGTGGCATCCTGGACGCTCGAGGTGTTCAGTATCGTGTTAATATTGAGGGGAAGCGCCGAGGCTCGATTCGACGGCCGGATGAGCTGAAAGCGGCTTGTcgggagaggtggaggagaaaggagggggggggggggggaccagAAATCAGAGGGAGGGCCTGAAATTATCGATACATTTAGCTAAGAATGCTCCGGATACTGATCGGATTGATAAACAACAGCTAGACATCGACATctgataaatgtaaaacatgtgtTCTTTTGGCTAAATTCGGTAAACAGCGGGGTAAACCAAAGGCTGATGTGTAGTCGTCGGCCGAAGACAGCCGATGATTCTCGGGGCAGCGTTCACTGCGGTGACGCTGCGCCACTCTAACTGGGCCCTGCCTGATACTTAGCCGTCCAGCTAACACTGGCTACAAGGCGATGAACCACGTCAATTTACGggaatgttattttatgtagtTTATGTGAAGACAGACCTATACGGTGGTAGATGTGTGGAGTGGTCGAGCAGCTTCCACAACACAACGGAAGGCAGCTAAAATCGCAACAATGTGCTGCTcgtctgtttatatttttaaagtgcGTAGAAGGAAGTGTATTGCTTTTTCATTCACATAGCATTACCACGATTAGCGGGGTAGCAATTAGCTAAATAGCTAGCATGGTAAAAACGCTAACTTGACAGCCATTTCCATATCAAAACAGTCAATTGGTCAGAGTAGTAAAAGCTCTTTTGTTTACCAGAAACGCAAACTATCATTTATaatactgtttttgttcacaGACGGTTAGATTTGGTCCTCAGGCAACTTAGTTTTCGTGTTCAATTATCAGCTATCGCgacaagctagctagctaggctaatgttagcttacgAATGGCTAATATTAACATTACAGGGGTCAAAGTGGTCGTAAGGAAGACGTCAATTAAGACGAGGCGCTCGTGTGTTTTGTCAATGAACTTAATAGTTGTTATAGTTAAGAGTTCGCACTAGTTTGGTCGGTATTCACACTTCATTTATATATGATCACATACAGTCCTCAGTTTCtccaacacacaaataaattgtATTGTTATACAGTATCAAAATAGTAAGTTAGGCCTctgaaataaaacctttttatattgtttagtTGATAATATGGACCAGACATATCCAGCGTGACTGAGCGATCAGTTCCTATTGTTGCTAAAGGGTCATATACACAATCACAATAGATGTTTATAGACCATGAATAACCATCGCTGAAAGTAATTAAATGCTAGTATAGAGTCAAATTATTAATGGAGGAGGTCAGTGGATTACTGTGAAGAcagaaataatgaataattgGTAATAAATACACTGCTTGTCAAATGTTTGTCTGATCTGTATTGTGGCCTTTAGAtcaaaatacataatataagCATGATacataatatacaaatatatgtaaatacataACATAAATGTACCCAAAGTGCTTACACTGCCATAGAGTAAGATATACATCTCGAAATGATATATTAAGTGTGACAAATTGTTAATCTGATGAGAGCACATACTATATGTAACCATGGATTTCTACATCTCATTTATTTCCGTGCACTGAATGATTGTACATATTAAAACTGAGGAAAGACTTGTGAAGCGTTTTGGGTCAGAAATCTTACAGGCCCACAGAAAAGTTTGATTCTCGTCtgggttgtgtttgtttgttttatttaattttatttttttgtcccaGTGTTTATTCACTAACCACTCATGAGAGTGGGGATGGCAGAACAGTGGGTGGGGTTTCTGTCAAAACAAGAGTGTCAATAATTGACAATTAATCCCATtgcccccccctctcctctacCTATCCCCTCCCAGTTCATGTCTAATAATgcttctgtgtgtatgtttatcaGTCTGTATCTTGTGTGTGAAGGAGTGTGTGTTCCTGCGCTCACTGTGCCAATGTGTGTGTAGCTCTAATACTGGTTTTTCCCCTCACTAttccccccacctcctcccttcttcttctctcctcacttTTAATGGTTACACACCTACATCCTCATGAATCCCCACCAAACctcacttatttatttatccattatttttgtATTCTTGCACTTTTCCACACTCCCAACTATTCTATTCCCCCACACAAACTTCTCACCACTTCCATCCATATGTCAATTCATTAATCCATCCATTCAATCATCTCCTTTGGTATCCTCCTCCCAATTTCCCtcatcaaccccccccccccccccccccctcgccctcctcttttcctttaCTTCCCATCTCTGGTCTCTCGCTCttccctttctcttcctccctcaccCTGTCCACTTcgttctcctcctcccttcctcccttcctctctctctttcacacagtgCTCTGTGCCTCGCTCTCTCTGGCTGGGCTGCTCCTCGGTGGCTGAGAGTTTGTGTGCACTCAGGTGCCTGCAGAGCATCCCCTCCACCCGGGCTCACAACCAGGTTCTGCCTATCTCCTCTTTAattctgctgctcctcctcctttccctccctcctccctcgcCATCTCCACACCTTTTCACTTTTCTTCGCCCACTCCACACGACTCCTCATACCACCTCTGTGCGGACAGCatccaccccccctccctcccccctcacCCTCCTACCTCCTCACCTTCCGTTGTCCTTTCCTCCCTGTTGGAAGCACACTGCTCTCAGGTTCTTCTCTGGTGCGTCCTCCGGCTCTCTCTGCTTTAAACAGAATTGTAGCTTTATAAACTATAATTGACTTCTTTGTAATCATGTCAAATCACAGTTCTTGCAACTAAATTAGGCCCTAGAACACTGAGAACAGTGATTGTGTCCTGTAATGAAGAGTTTTACCATCAGATGGGTTTGAATAGATCATTTCCTTCTTACATTGTGAGTGGAGGAAGGATGCAGAGGGTACCAGAGAATAACCCAGCACTGAGGAGTAATGATTTCTCCCCTTCTACCTGGAGGTGTGAGGGCCGAGGTGGGGGGTCTTCCTTCAAGCTCTGAGAGGCTACATGCTtgcttgcctgcctgcctggcCAAATCtggtctgtctgtttttatcgctccttccttctctcttttttttctgctctgcaTGACCATCAACACCAGCAAGCCCATCCTGGCTTCCTGTCTTGTCTGCTTTGTTCTTAGTACCTgaccttttttgtttgtttgtttgtgtggttgtgtCAGTGGCAACCACTGAGATGTTCTATGTTGGTTTTGGCCAATATCCAAATGAGGCAGCTTTACTAAGTTAGCTGGACAACTGCTCGAAGCAAAACTTGCAACAGCTCTTACTCTGATCCAAATTTGAGGGGGATCTTCTGGGTTTCATTTAGAGAGGAATATCTGGATAGATTAATAATCTTGTTTTGTAAGACAGGCCACAGATAGAGACCACCAACTTCAACTCTTTGACCTCTGGAGTAGCACCAAAAGATAAGCTATTACAGTATGTAGACAGACAGGCCTCTATTCTAGCATTTTTGCTTACACAGCCATTTTTGAAGACTGACCTTGGTTCAGTcatcacctacacacacacactcacacacatgcaatagCATTGACCCTTTCCCAGGTGAAGGCTGTGTGTCCCATTTCCCCAAATTTGTTTTTGAAACTATCTGGGAACAGAAATGATATATTGTTAGAAAAACTGCAAATGGTTCAAATTTAAGAGTGAATCTGTAaactgtaataatgtgtttgtgcctttttagtgtgtttctggGGTAGTAATGCTCTGAGAGTTTGTAGTACATGTTTAAAAGAATCTTCATAGTTAAAGGCTACGctattttgattaaaaatgttaatttaacagTATGGGAACGGTATGTTAATTCATGATGGCCTCCTTATATCAGTGATCCAGTGTATTTTCAGTTACCAACTGAAACCAGTAGACACTAAACCTCCTAAAAGGACAGCAGGTCTCTATGTTGGTGTTATGGATATAATGATGAATGTAAGATAATAATTTTGCTGCCGGAAGAACAGTTTACTGCTATGAGGAACCTACTATTTATGAAGTGTGTCAGATAAATCTGGCAGATAACAATGATAATGACATAAATTGTTAAAGTGTTAAGAGCACAGTTGAATAGTCAGCTTCTCACTCTAGTGTCAATAAGTAATTTGTGCATTACCCCTTTTGTTGTTAGAACGATTCAAGTTAGTCTAGCATGTTTGCAGTGCACTTGTAACATGACTCAAATCATTGTAAGACTTAAGTCAAGCTAGAAATAGTCGGGATCTGATTACCTCCCAGTTTTTTCTATCCTCTGTATGTGCAGTAAGGCTACTATCTGATTTTAGTTTCATTACATTCATGCCTGAGCTGCTGCCAGTGACATACCCAAGATGCTGCAGTTTAAACTACTTAGCCCACATCACAGACAAGCAAGCAGATAGATTCCTTTTGTTGCAgtgctcttgtttttttcactccatgtgtgtatgtctgtgagtgtgtatgtgtgtgtgtatgtctgtgtgtgtgtgtgtgtgtgtgtgtgtgtgtgtgcacgggTGTTTGTGCGCGCACGCCTCAGAAGTCATGATGGTTACCCTTCCTTGGCTGTGTTTGTGGCACTCTTGTGTCCAGCGCTATCCACACCGCTGCCCTGGCTCTCACAGTgcctttaacacacacacacacacacacacacacacacacacgcgcaaaGAGAATAAAACACTAACCCACGCCGTATCTTTGTTTTGTCCTTTGTCCACAGAACACATCAGGGATGGAGTCACAGAACCTCGTGGACGATCTGTCGCCAAAGAAGAATACAGTTCtcaaggtgtgtgtatgtgtgtgcttgtgcttATTTTTGTGTGGGTGATCAGTTTGTGTATAGTTGATCCATGAACACAGTTTGGTGGAAAAAGTGTGGGATCTGCATCTCAGCttatttaaattgattttaacTCTTCAacatgtatatactgtgttgGAGAGATgcacagcttctcaaatgtgtgcCTTTTTATTCAAATCCCGCAGCCAAGCCAACTCTTTGAGGATGGTCATTTAAAGGTTAAAGCCTTTGCCTTCAAAATCTTTTAAATTCAACAGAACAGTAGATATGAATATATAGTTGGTTCATAGCATAGtgtaaatatcagcatgttccATTCAGGTCTCTATTTAAGTAAAACTCACACTGatgttgacaaatactgtggacatgaacatttatttaaaaaaataaataaatctgttcctgttctcacacacacacacacacacacacatgtcctcACCACTGGTATCTAGTGGTTTAACAGGCTCCTCTTGATCCGGTACATGAACTGTCTTATAGCAATACAGCAACTTTCAGTTTCAGTCCCCATTTTATCCACCACATGCATTTCAGTAATggaaaaatgagtcaaaagTGTTTGtagtggttttgtttttatgaaactAAATTTAACAATTCTTAACTGTGGTAGCaagatttgaaatgaaatagttttttgtttttttttaaatatttgacatAATTTTGAATTTCAGCTTTTGCCATGCTGTGGCAGTAATGATGCATTGGCCCAGCAGATTTCAATTATGCACACACTCTACAAGTGACGCCACCAGCTAACAGAAAAATTCCTTTCACAGCTGACATGAATGTAATGTACAGATAATGAAACAGAACGCACCAATAGGATTGATCCCACTGCACTTcccgttcaaaacgtgcctgttcggAACGAGTCGGTTGCTTCAAcgcataaaaaataaatacagttgatgtgaggtgtgactGAGTAtttacaccaacaacatgaaagacactaacattctattataaACAGATGTTAAGTACTGTTATAgtgaatcttttctcatttcaagtaatATAAGGgctgcttttaaaaaataaaatgcataacagagagcttttgaaaaaatgtgcatcctaaaataaagtgattattttctgtgccttttagtttggatttgagtgggtatgtttgctcaaaagatttgtgctttgtctgtagtggcgCTTCATAATCGCCCACGGTCCTCGGAACatatgagacatactggttttgaAACTGCGCGTGGGAAGAAGGAACATGTAAGAGTCTGtacattcttgattaaaagctctgttttcgctGTCTACTGTTCTCTTTTTAGAGCGCGCCATGTAATTTTCTCCCGACTGTATTTTCTCTCGACTCATCTCTCcccgtgtgtgtgcgtgcacgtgtgtgcGCAGCGTCAAGGCTAGAAAAGCTGGCACCAGTTAAAATAGATACGCTCCGTCATTTAATTTATCGGTTATTTCGCTCATCCAAATGAACCGCCCGTGGGAAGAATGAACATATAAGTgagtctgtccattcttgattaaaagctctgtctTCGCTGTCTacctttctctttttagagcacgaCATGTGATTTCCCCAACTTGTATTTCTCTCATCTCGTCAGCCCTAAAGTCCTGCCTCgctgctgcagagctgagtGGCTCGCTGttcgcttgtttattcaaagtttattaatattaaatgtgttgcGTGCTCAAACTGAaccaaattcaacactgcatGTCCGTGGGTCCTGAGCAatacacccgccaagtgtgaagtcgatcggatgaacggttgtcaagatatgcaaaggacagacagacagagtccttcctttattttgtttatctcTTTAATGATTCTTAATCTAacataattgattttttttaataaatctgTTGTTGTACTCCTGCTCTTCACAGCTTAGTAATGGTCCTGTTGTGGGGTCCCGCAAGCGTCCGTCAGAGGGGAACTATGAGAAGGAAAAGGAACACTGCATCGCCCTGTTTGACCAGTGGTCGGAGGCCGACCAGGTGGAGTTTGTCGAGCGCTTGATCTCCCGTATGTGCCACTACCAGCACGGCCACATTAACTCCTACCTCAAACCCATGCTGCAGAGGGACTTCATCACTGCGCTCCCAGGTACAAATACAGATGTTTGTACTGAATGCTCCAGCGTGAGCTCATCCTCCTGACTCAATGTTGTAGTTTTTTACTGATTTCCCCAcagaaaaatcaatttttttttttttttttaaaggagtaTATCAATTCAAAGTGATTTTCATCCAGTTCTTACAAAAGTTGTTTGGTACTGAAAGAAGACCATTAATATTTTAGCTTATGGTAAACAGTTCCCTCTTGCAGTGAGCATAGAAAAAACTACAGATGCTACAAATGTTGTTTCTAAAGTTTCCACCAgttttttgtattattgtatttcttttatctgattttttaaatattgaaaatacaCACTAATGCATTCCtgaatttattataaaaaacaaaaactgaaagtaatGAGCCCtaggcacagaaaaaaaaaaggcaagatGAAATCCTTTTAATTTTGCAGCAAACACTTGCTCaccccttcctcttcctccctacAGCCCAAGGCTTGGATCACATAGCAGAGAACATCCTGTCTTTCCTGGATGCACGCTCGCTGTGCTCGGCAGAGCTGGTGTGTAAGGAGTGGCAGAGGGTCATCTCTGAGGGTATGCTGTGGAAGAAGCTCATTGAACGCATGGTCCGCACTGACCCACTGTGGAAAGGCCTGTCCGAGAGACACCAGTGGTAAGAACGCACCTACACgtttactcacacacacacacacacacacacacacatagaggttGCTATCCTACTTTTGTTTTACATGAAGAGGTAAAAATGGCCGACATCAACAGTTTGGAtgcactttctcattcaagaatgggaaggtgtgtccaaacttctgactggtactgtagtATGAAGGAAAgtcagaggaaggaggaaggaggaagacaGGTTGTGTTAGGTTGGGTCTGGGTTTAAgggtttggggtttttttttccacctacAATAGACGTTCACTATTGtcggtggaaaaaaaaaaacccagtgcACACAAAGCAGCTGTCACTCATAATATTTTTCTTCCCTCAGGGAGAAATATCTCTTCAAGAACCGCACGGCAGAAGTCCCACCCAACTCCTACTATCACTCCCTTTATCCCAAGATCATCCAAGACATAGAGGTAAGAGAAACGATTTTCAGTATTAactgaacacttttttttttttttttttttttttttttttagattttagtaATTTTGTTCAGCTTTCAATATTGCGTCAGACATTATTTTCCTTCCTTGTTTGTAATGGCACTTTGCCATCTGCAGGGACTGTTTCATAGTATCTCACAGACTCTCTTAACCCTGTAGTATAATCTGAGCTCTCTCTATACAGTGTATATACATCACTGATCTGCACATATCTTATTGATTGGCCTTAAAAGGGTCTAATTTGACTAAATATTCCACTGGataatttaatcatgttttaataAGTAGCAAGTTTATTCTCACATTTGCAACCACATGTCTTGGTGTTACAGTGTTATTCTAATCCCACGACCACTTTCCACCTCGCTAGATCTCACATCTGTTTCTGTCCCTTCTTaataacattacattatatgATATTTGCCTTCATCTTCTCCCCCTTACGGTGCTTCTCTTTTTAGTCTTTGGAGGCCTCCTGTGTTAGTGTCtcattgtttcttcttcttccctccagACTATTGAGGCTAACTGGCGATGTGGCAGACACAACTTGCAGAGGATTCAGTGTCGCTCAGAAAATAGTAAAGGGGTTTACTGTCTCCAGTACGACGATGACAAGATCATCAGTGGCCTTAGGGACAATTCCATCAAGGTACGTTGGTTTTAAGTTTAAAACGTCTAGGACAGTAGTCTGAGTTCACTGAAATGATGACTtgaagtttattatttttgccGCTGTGCTCTGCCACCTATTTGTGTTTCTGGTTCAGTACTACCTCAGAGGTGTGTAGAGTGGTTTTGGCAGGTTTTGATTTACAAATTAATTATTTCCTTAGATTGAAATGTAAAATTGATGACTCCTGCCATCGAGTAGAGGAGCTCCtgaaaatcaaaaatgtgttgCCCCGAATAAAAGCTGATATCTGTATGACTGTATGCAAATCAGCAGGTTATGAGAGCGCCATCAGAACTCGTCCATTTAGTTAGTTAGAAGTAGATTAACTTGTTAACAGAACAATAATTTTATAAGTAAAGCACCGGAGTCATGTTTTAGTTTGTGCAAAACGAATGATTGATTACCAGATCTCCTACTGGTAACATATAAACATTAGCACACTTGAATTTGACAttgtttaataaatatttattaagttaagttgttttttcctgttGCTGAGGcagtgaaaacatactgtagtcATGTATCAGTGTGTCCTACTGGCCCAAACTGACATGTAGGAGTAATTAAGATTGATCCCACTAGTGCTAAGCACCAGCAGTAAagcaagccaaaaaggttggcTATGAGCAGGACATGcgtggtgtgtgcgtgtgtgtgtgtgtgtgtgtgtgtgtgtggggttgtTTCCAGCTACCTGCATTAGCGTATTTATGAATTGAATCTTTTCTTGGGCTCAGTATGGCTCATCATCTTATTGTCTGTGGCGCTGGGCTAAACCAGCAGACACTGAGACAGAACACAAGTGAATTATAGGATAAAAGGGCTCAGCTCCAGACCCGTTGTGTGTTCCACTTATCTGTCTGGCctgggagaagaggagaagatgatgaagaggaggggagggtagagggaggagaagagtgGATTTGTCTTCTTATTGTTCTGGAGGAGGCTGACGCACACTCAGGGAAGAGCTGAATGGCTCTTTAGGTACACAGAGCTCAGCACGGCAGAGGGGGAAATGGGGCATGAACAGTTCATGAACACTGCAGCTAGAAAAGGCCATTATTAGCATGACCCAAATCTGCAACCTTTTCAAAACCACTTATttattcctcctcttctgtgtgCCACTCTGTCCATATGTCTCTCACCCTCTGCTTCACTTGTCTTCCTCCcgcctcttcctcctgtctttcCTGCTCATAGATCTGGGATAAACAGTCTCTGGAGTGTCTGAAGATACTGACCGGTCACACAGGCTCAGTGTTGTGCCTGCAGTATGATGAGAGGGTCATCGTCACTGGGTCTTCTGACTCAACTGTCAGGTATGAAACACATCTTGTTATAGATGCAACACACTGTGTGTTTGGAGCAGGAACCCAAACTGTGTCAGCAAGATTAAAAATTATTCCAATTACTGTTGATTACACTATCTGTCTGGACGACTTGACAGGATTTACTGTACAGCTGTGTCAAACTGTCACAGTCATTGTCCTCATTTACTAACCTATTTATAGTTTGAACACCAGAGGTGGAAAGTAGTATAagtaaagtacatttacttaagtactgtacttaagtacaatttgaggtacttgtactttacttgagtatttccatttctactttatactttctactccaccacatttatttaacagatttagttacttttcagatgaagatttgacacaatggataatataacaagcttttaaattacaatacattgttaaagatgaaaccagtggtttccaacctttttggcttttgacatcttacaaaaagcagtgtgtagtcagggtcacatttcacatgtctgtgagttgttaacagctccaccaaatactgatttttccctctaaacttgGT is a window encoding:
- the fbxw11a gene encoding F-box and WD repeat domain-containing 11-A isoform X1 gives rise to the protein MEPEMEDKTLELMCSVPRSLWLGCSSVAESLCALRCLQSIPSTRAHNQNTSGMESQNLVDDLSPKKNTVLKLSNGPVVGSRKRPSEGNYEKEKEHCIALFDQWSEADQVEFVERLISRMCHYQHGHINSYLKPMLQRDFITALPAQGLDHIAENILSFLDARSLCSAELVCKEWQRVISEGMLWKKLIERMVRTDPLWKGLSERHQWEKYLFKNRTAEVPPNSYYHSLYPKIIQDIETIEANWRCGRHNLQRIQCRSENSKGVYCLQYDDDKIISGLRDNSIKIWDKQSLECLKILTGHTGSVLCLQYDERVIVTGSSDSTVRVWEVTTGEVLNTLIHHNEAVLHLRFANGLMVTCSKDRSIAVWDMASPTDISLRRVLVGHRAAVNVVDFDDKYIVSASGDRTIKVWSTSTCEFVRTLNGHKRGIACLQYRDRLVVSGSSDNTIRLWDIECGACLRVLEGHEELVRCIRFDNKRIVSGAYDGKIKVWDLQAALDPRAPASTLCLRTLVEHSGRVFRLQFDEFQIISSSHDDTILIWDFLNVSTNGQSEGRSPSRTYTYISR
- the fbxw11a gene encoding F-box and WD repeat domain-containing 11-A isoform X2, whose amino-acid sequence is MEPEMEDKTLELMNTSGMESQNLVDDLSPKKNTVLKLSNGPVVGSRKRPSEGNYEKEKEHCIALFDQWSEADQVEFVERLISRMCHYQHGHINSYLKPMLQRDFITALPAQGLDHIAENILSFLDARSLCSAELVCKEWQRVISEGMLWKKLIERMVRTDPLWKGLSERHQWEKYLFKNRTAEVPPNSYYHSLYPKIIQDIETIEANWRCGRHNLQRIQCRSENSKGVYCLQYDDDKIISGLRDNSIKIWDKQSLECLKILTGHTGSVLCLQYDERVIVTGSSDSTVRVWEVTTGEVLNTLIHHNEAVLHLRFANGLMVTCSKDRSIAVWDMASPTDISLRRVLVGHRAAVNVVDFDDKYIVSASGDRTIKVWSTSTCEFVRTLNGHKRGIACLQYRDRLVVSGSSDNTIRLWDIECGACLRVLEGHEELVRCIRFDNKRIVSGAYDGKIKVWDLQAALDPRAPASTLCLRTLVEHSGRVFRLQFDEFQIISSSHDDTILIWDFLNVSTNGQSEGRSPSRTYTYISR